Proteins from a genomic interval of Stenotrophomonas sp. WZN-1:
- a CDS encoding polysaccharide deacetylase family protein encodes MPRASSFRLFLPSLLLTLVVAGCGDKDAKAPATTVTQPSAQAAADADPAAAPLLAALQKQLDGYRRIIVLLADEEQQSAADRGTSTRVGQQLFHDGLEQRKAIAAQFDTLLRGSSPQRFATLGTVLDYIESAPELFDADRLAFREVLRDLHERVGTDSSLPAVKLHQRIGEDLEALDEIERNYNQELTRIFSRFERTRAIELKREKWDDYIAHLHKDYSREAILRDYGVIEPYPMSMKDSDREIFGRDLPAKTVVLTFDDGPHKAYTDEVVAILKRYDVPGVFFEVGRNLGKVEADGKVSLGPMAKISRNLMEEGYAVGNHSLTHAQLSRTTGDALRQQVLDTDTLLKDVDSKRAPLFRFPYGARNAEGLQLLNEAGLKSIMWNIDSMDWADPVPESIVQRVLDQVNKEQRGIILFHDIHDRAVKALPQILDRLIADGYQFAGWNGRDFTVSRARKGDTGAATVTTGYEKSWAIVVGIDTYAKWPKLEYASHDAQAVADTLTGQFGFPSSQVIVLKNEQATRNNILAAFHDRLADDRTGKNDRVFVFFAGHGATRQLASGRDLGYIIPVDSDPKEFATDAIAMTDIQNIAESMQAKHVMFVMDACYSGLGLTRGGPSSSSFLRENARRSARQMLTAGGADQQVADAGPNGHSVFTWVLLQALAGKGDLNGDGLITGTELAAYVAPAVSAVSHQTPAFGSLPGSQGGEFVFQVPDSQEFLNADTRQLTADAIALNNKVDAASEAKGSQAPVTVADLQGGKAKLVVPTAGPASDRQRAQQANDRGLQLYREKQYDEAAAQFAEALKLRPDFAQAANNLGFVYYRQQRYAEAARWLENTLKIDPSRAVAHLNLGDAYFNAGDKAKAKQAYTTYLALQPQGSGAAQARAQLEKL; translated from the coding sequence ATGCCGCGCGCGTCGTCGTTCCGCCTGTTCCTGCCCTCGCTGTTGTTGACCCTGGTCGTTGCCGGCTGTGGCGACAAGGACGCGAAGGCGCCGGCGACCACCGTTACCCAGCCGAGCGCGCAGGCCGCGGCGGACGCCGATCCGGCCGCTGCACCGTTGCTGGCGGCGCTGCAGAAGCAGCTCGACGGCTACCGCCGGATCATCGTGCTGCTGGCCGACGAGGAACAGCAGTCGGCCGCCGACCGCGGCACCTCCACGCGTGTGGGCCAGCAGCTGTTCCACGATGGCCTGGAACAGCGCAAGGCCATCGCCGCGCAGTTCGACACTCTGCTGCGCGGTTCCAGTCCGCAGCGCTTTGCCACCCTCGGCACCGTGCTGGACTACATCGAGTCGGCGCCGGAACTGTTCGATGCCGATCGCCTGGCCTTCCGCGAAGTGCTGCGTGATCTGCATGAGCGGGTCGGCACCGATTCCTCGCTGCCGGCGGTGAAGCTGCACCAGCGCATCGGTGAGGACCTGGAGGCGCTCGACGAGATCGAGCGCAACTACAACCAGGAACTGACCCGCATCTTCAGCCGCTTCGAGCGCACCCGTGCCATCGAACTGAAGCGCGAGAAGTGGGACGACTACATCGCCCACCTGCACAAGGACTACAGCCGCGAAGCGATCCTGCGCGACTATGGCGTGATCGAGCCGTACCCGATGTCGATGAAGGACAGCGACCGCGAGATCTTCGGCCGCGACCTGCCGGCCAAGACCGTGGTGCTGACCTTCGACGATGGCCCGCACAAGGCCTACACCGATGAAGTGGTGGCCATCCTCAAGCGCTACGACGTTCCGGGTGTGTTCTTCGAAGTGGGCCGCAACCTGGGCAAGGTCGAGGCTGACGGCAAGGTCAGCCTCGGCCCGATGGCGAAGATCAGCCGCAACCTGATGGAAGAGGGCTATGCGGTGGGCAACCACAGCCTGACCCACGCCCAGCTGTCGCGTACCACCGGCGACGCGCTGCGCCAGCAGGTGCTGGACACCGACACGCTGCTGAAAGATGTCGACAGCAAGCGCGCACCGCTGTTCCGTTTCCCGTACGGCGCGCGCAATGCCGAAGGCCTGCAGCTGCTCAACGAGGCCGGGCTGAAGTCGATCATGTGGAACATCGACTCGATGGACTGGGCCGATCCGGTGCCGGAGTCGATCGTGCAGCGCGTGCTCGACCAGGTGAACAAGGAACAGCGCGGCATCATCCTGTTCCACGACATCCACGACCGTGCGGTGAAGGCGCTGCCGCAGATCCTCGACCGGCTGATCGCCGATGGCTACCAGTTCGCCGGCTGGAATGGCCGCGACTTCACCGTCTCCCGTGCGCGCAAGGGCGATACCGGTGCCGCCACCGTCACCACCGGCTACGAGAAGTCGTGGGCGATCGTGGTCGGCATCGACACCTACGCCAAGTGGCCGAAGCTGGAGTACGCCAGCCATGACGCACAGGCAGTGGCCGATACCCTGACCGGGCAGTTCGGCTTCCCATCCTCGCAGGTGATCGTGCTGAAGAACGAGCAGGCGACCCGCAACAACATCCTGGCCGCCTTCCACGACCGCCTGGCCGACGACCGCACCGGCAAGAACGACCGCGTGTTCGTGTTCTTCGCCGGCCATGGCGCGACCCGCCAGCTCGCCTCCGGGCGCGACCTCGGCTACATCATTCCGGTCGATTCGGACCCGAAGGAATTCGCCACCGACGCGATTGCGATGACCGACATCCAGAACATCGCCGAAAGCATGCAGGCCAAGCATGTGATGTTCGTGATGGATGCCTGTTACAGCGGCCTGGGCCTGACCCGTGGTGGCCCGTCGTCGTCGTCGTTCCTGCGCGAGAACGCCCGCCGCAGCGCGCGGCAGATGCTGACCGCCGGTGGTGCCGACCAGCAGGTGGCCGATGCAGGCCCGAACGGCCATTCGGTGTTCACCTGGGTGCTGCTGCAGGCGTTGGCCGGCAAGGGCGACCTCAACGGCGATGGCCTGATCACCGGTACCGAACTGGCCGCCTACGTGGCGCCGGCGGTCTCGGCGGTCTCGCACCAGACCCCGGCCTTCGGCAGCCTGCCCGGTTCGCAGGGCGGCGAGTTCGTGTTCCAGGTGCCGGACAGCCAGGAATTCCTCAACGCCGATACGCGCCAGCTGACCGCCGATGCGATCGCGCTGAACAACAAGGTCGATGCCGCCAGCGAGGCCAAGGGCAGCCAGGCACCGGTGACCGTGGCCGACCTGCAGGGCGGCAAGGCCAAGCTGGTGGTGCCCACCGCCGGCCCGGCGTCGGATCGCCAGCGCGCGCAGCAGGCCAATGACCGCGGCCTGCAGCTGTACCGCGAGAAGCAATACGACGAGGCGGCCGCGCAGTTCGCCGAAGCGCTGAAGCTGCGCCCCGATTTCGCCCAGGCCGCGAACAACCTCGGCTTCGTCTACTACCGCCAGCAGCGCTATGCCGAAGCCGCGCGCTGGCTGGAGAACACACTGAAGATCGACCCGTCGCGCGCGGTGGCCCATCTGAACCTGGGCGATGCCTACTTCAACGCAGGCGACAAGGCCAAGGCCAAGCAGGCCTACACCACCTACCTGGCGCTGCAGCCACAGGGCAGCGGCGCGGCCCAGGCGCGCGCGCAGCTGGAGAAGCTCTGA
- the mnmE gene encoding tRNA uridine-5-carboxymethylaminomethyl(34) synthesis GTPase MnmE — protein MSDAIRTDTIVAIASAPGAGGVGLLRLSGPRAAAIANALGAPALRPRHAHYARLRDADGEVIDDGIVLWFPAPNSFTGEEVVELQGHGSPVLLQQLVARCIALGARQARPGEFSERAFLNGKLDLAQAEAIADLIAAGDNRAARAARRSLDGVFSRRIDAVVEQLVLLRIHVEAAIDFADEPLDTLGGAQVRRGLEQARGDLALLRRDAERGRRLRDGLHAVLIGPPNAGKSSLLNALAGSERAIVTDIAGTTRDTLRETIRLDGLELTLVDTAGLRDGGDAIEREGMRRAHVEIERTDLALIVLDARDPAAGEVALGGAVAAVPHKVYIHNKSDLLAALPSLDDPDRVFVSAATGAGLEDLHARLRSIASAGAGEQVDGEFSARTRHVDAIERAQEHAQRADAELAHEHLELAAEELRLAHDALGEITGQMSADDLLGRIFSSFCIGK, from the coding sequence ATGAGCGACGCGATCCGTACCGACACCATTGTGGCCATCGCCAGTGCCCCCGGCGCCGGGGGTGTTGGTCTGCTGCGCCTGTCCGGCCCGCGTGCTGCAGCGATTGCCAATGCGCTGGGCGCACCTGCACTGCGCCCGCGCCACGCGCACTATGCACGCCTGCGTGATGCCGACGGCGAGGTCATCGACGATGGCATCGTGCTGTGGTTCCCGGCACCGAACAGCTTTACCGGCGAAGAGGTGGTGGAACTGCAGGGCCATGGCAGCCCGGTGTTGCTGCAGCAGCTGGTCGCGCGCTGCATCGCGCTCGGTGCGCGCCAGGCTCGGCCGGGTGAGTTCAGCGAACGGGCGTTCCTCAACGGCAAGCTGGACCTGGCCCAGGCCGAGGCCATCGCCGACCTGATTGCCGCGGGCGACAACCGTGCCGCGCGCGCTGCACGCCGTTCGCTGGATGGCGTGTTCTCGCGCCGCATCGACGCCGTGGTCGAGCAGCTGGTGCTGCTGCGCATCCATGTGGAAGCGGCCATCGACTTTGCCGACGAACCGCTGGATACCCTGGGCGGCGCGCAGGTGCGCCGTGGGCTGGAGCAGGCGCGCGGCGATCTTGCCCTGCTGCGGCGGGACGCCGAACGCGGTCGCCGCCTGCGCGATGGCCTGCATGCAGTGTTGATCGGTCCGCCCAATGCCGGCAAGAGTTCATTGCTCAATGCGCTGGCCGGCAGCGAGCGCGCCATCGTCACCGACATCGCCGGCACCACCCGCGACACGCTGCGCGAGACCATCCGCCTGGATGGCCTGGAGCTGACCCTGGTCGACACCGCTGGCCTGCGCGACGGCGGCGACGCCATCGAACGCGAAGGCATGCGCCGCGCCCATGTGGAAATCGAACGCACCGACCTGGCGCTGATCGTGCTGGATGCGCGCGATCCAGCGGCCGGTGAAGTGGCGCTGGGCGGTGCCGTGGCGGCGGTGCCGCACAAGGTCTACATCCACAACAAATCGGACCTGCTGGCGGCGTTGCCGTCGCTGGACGATCCGGATCGGGTGTTCGTTTCGGCCGCCACCGGTGCCGGGCTCGAAGATCTGCACGCGCGCCTGCGCAGCATCGCTTCGGCCGGGGCGGGGGAGCAGGTGGACGGTGAGTTCTCTGCGCGCACGCGCCATGTGGATGCGATCGAACGCGCGCAGGAACATGCGCAGCGTGCCGATGCCGAACTGGCCCACGAACACCTGGAGCTGGCCGCCGAGGAACTGCGGCTGGCCCACGATGCGCTGGGTGAGATTACCGGGCAGATGAGTGCGGATGATCTGCTGGGAAGGATTTTCTCCAGTTTCTGCATCGGGAAGTAG